A region of the Candidatus Aegiribacteria sp. genome:
CCTCGGGGCTTACTTCTCTGACGTACTGGTAGGATATGCCGCTTGTAATTATACCAAGGGAAGTATCCCTCTTTTCTATTCTGTTCAAAGAACATTCCGAACCCCAGACCGAAATATCTTCGAGCCTTTTTTCAACCCTGCTGTGCATCGCTCTTGCGTGGGCTGGGATTGGAACCCTTTTCTTAATATCACCCACATAGCCCTTTATGGGAATTTCTTTCCTCGGGCCGACCTTTACCATGCTCTTGGAGTGACAGATCCTTGTTGTCACCCTGAGAAGAACAGGGGTGTCGAAATCTTCTGAGATCCTCAGGCCTTCTCCAACCATATCCTTGGCTTCCTGGCTGTCAGAGGGTTCCAGAATCACTACCTTTGCGGCCTTGCCCATCAACCTGTTATCCTGCTCGTTCTGGCTGGAATGCATGCCCGGATCATCGGCGGATACTATTACGATACCGCCCGTCGCCCCGATGTAACTGAGTGTGAAGAAGGGGTCAGCGGCTACGTTAAGACCCACATGTTTCATTGCGGAAAGTACGCGTGCTCCCGCGAAGGAGGCGCCGGCGATTACTTCCATTCCCACTTTTTCGTTTGGAGCCCACTGAGCATCTATCTCATCGTACTCTTCGCCTATCGTCTCGAGAATTTCGGTCGAGGGGGTTCCGGGATAGGCCGCGGCAAAATGGACTCCGTATTCCCAGGCGCCCCTGGCAATGGCTTCGTTACCCGAAAGAAGGAGGGTTCCTTCCTTTATAGTGTTCAGTTTCTTCCTCATTTGCCGCCTTTCTTTCTATTTATCTGTACTCTTTTACATCTTCAACGGAATCGAGAACCCTGAGGACACCTCTCATCAGTGCTTCAAGTTCCTCTTCCCCCGGAAAGATAATGATTTCTCCGAGGTACTCAAGGTTATGTCCAAGCGTATCTGTCATCCAACTGTTGTTAGCTATGCCTCCTGTAATAACGACCGCGTCAACTTTTCCTGCAAGCGCCGCAGCCATAGCTCCGGCTTCCTTTGTTATCTGATATGCCATCGCCCGCAATGCCAGGTCGCAGTCCTTATCTCCCTCATTCGCCCGCTTTCTGGCTTCACCTACATGATCTGTACCTGTATACGCTATGAGTCCGCCGCGTTTCAGCAGCATTTCTTTCATGTCCTTCCAGGTGTAATCTCCCGATAGACAGAGCTTTACAAGCCCGGTTGTAGGTAGTGACCCGACCCTCTGGGGACTGAAGGGGCCTCCATCGTTGGCCTGGCTCGTATCTATCATTCTGCCTTTTCTCAAAGCGGTTACTGATATCCCGCTACCAAGGTGAAGTACAACAAGATTCAGTTCGCTTAGTTCTCTCCCAAGCTTCGCGGCAGTTTTGTATGCTACCATCCGAATATTGAGGGCGTGGCTCAGGCTTGTCCTTTCAAGTGCGGGAAGACCGGACAGTCTGGCCTCGTCTATCATTTCATCGACACAGACGGGATCAACGATAAAGGGCTTGATTCCCGCTGTATTCGCGATAGAACTCGCCAGCAGAGCACCAAGATTGGAAGGATGGTCCGCCTGAAGAGTTGAGCCATCCCTTATATCTTCAACAAGAGTTTCGTTGACTTCATAGGTTCCGCTTTCAAGTGGCTTGAACGCGCCACCGCGGCCAACAACAGCATCGAGATCCTCCAGATTGTACCCCGCCTCGATTAAAGCCTTAAGAACTATACTTCTGCGGAAATCCTGCTGGTCGAATGTTGTATCGAACTCCGCCAGTTCTTCCGGCATATGTCTTATACTTTTCTCGAATAGAAGCTCTGTTTCCCTGAACAGTCCGACCTTTGTGGATGTGCCCCCCGGATTTATGGCAAGTATCAGCCTTCCTTCATCAGCCATTGTTACCTCCAGACACCACTACTCCAAGGGCCAGCGAATTAAGTTTTGTCCTGGCTTTATCAGACCTGGAAAGCATGACCACAGGGGCGGCGGCTCCCGCTATTATTCCCCCCGCTTCCGCGTTCGCCATGTACATCAGTCCCTTCGCGAAAATGTTTCCGCACGAGATGTCCGGAGTTATCAGAACGTTGGCTCTTCCCGCCACTTCTCCATTCATTCCCTTAATCGCGGCTGCTTCCGGATCCATGGCTCCATCAACGGCAACCGGGCCGGCTACGGACAAGCCCGGAATTCCATCTGCGGATATCTTTGCGAAC
Encoded here:
- the buk gene encoding butyrate kinase; amino-acid sequence: MADEGRLILAINPGGTSTKVGLFRETELLFEKSIRHMPEELAEFDTTFDQQDFRRSIVLKALIEAGYNLEDLDAVVGRGGAFKPLESGTYEVNETLVEDIRDGSTLQADHPSNLGALLASSIANTAGIKPFIVDPVCVDEMIDEARLSGLPALERTSLSHALNIRMVAYKTAAKLGRELSELNLVVLHLGSGISVTALRKGRMIDTSQANDGGPFSPQRVGSLPTTGLVKLCLSGDYTWKDMKEMLLKRGGLIAYTGTDHVGEARKRANEGDKDCDLALRAMAYQITKEAGAMAAALAGKVDAVVITGGIANNSWMTDTLGHNLEYLGEIIIFPGEEELEALMRGVLRVLDSVEDVKEYR